A genomic stretch from Pelodiscus sinensis isolate JC-2024 chromosome 23, ASM4963464v1, whole genome shotgun sequence includes:
- the AGTRAP gene encoding type-1 angiotensin II receptor-associated protein isoform X2 → MDYAALPDSYQWGNFTVLTVGVWAIAQRDSIDAIIMFLIGLLLTILTDIIHLSIYYPRGHNLTDLQRFTAGMAIFSLLLKPLSCFFVYQMYRERGGEYAFNLGFPTVSRDRSAYQSIDQQDVPCPYPDLDSKPAPRPF, encoded by the exons ATGGATTATGCAGCGCTTCCTGACTCCTACCAATGGGGAAACTTCACTGTCCTGACTGTGGGGGTTTGGGCAATCGCTCAGCGAGATTCCATTGATGCAATAATCATg TTCCTGATTGGCTTGTTGCTTACGATCCTGACGGACATCATTCACTTGAGCATCTATTATCCCCGGGGTCACAATCTAACGGACCTGCAGCGCTTCACTGCGGGCATggccatcttcagcctcctcCTCAAACCCTTGTCTTGCTTCTTTGTCTATCAGATGTACCGGGAGCGTGGGGGAGAGTACGCCTTCAACCTAG GTTTTCCCACCGTGAGCCGGGATCGCAGTGCCTACCAGTCGATTGATCAGCAAGATGTACCATGCCCATACCCTGACCTGGACAGCAAGCCAGCCCCACGTCCTTTCTGA